Genomic DNA from Fusobacterium perfoetens:
AAACACTATTTAGGCTTTCTATTGCGTTTGTTGTGTAAATTACTTTTCTAACTTCCATTGAAAATTTGAAAATAGGACTTATTACATCCCAATTTTTGTTCCAGCTTTTCATAGAGTTTGGATATATCTTTTCCCAAGTTTCAGTTACTTTATCTAAATTTTGTAAAGCTATTTTTTCAGATGGAGCTTGGTATATACTTTTTAAATCATTTGCGAATAATTTTTTATCTTTATCAG
This window encodes:
- a CDS encoding transposase — encoded protein: DKDKKLFANDLKSIYQAPSEKIALQNLDKVTETWEKIYPNSMKSWNKNWDVISPIFKFSMEVRKVIYTTNAIESLNSV